From a single Nostoc edaphicum CCNP1411 genomic region:
- a CDS encoding aromatic ring-hydroxylating oxygenase subunit alpha: MQFADFWYIVALSEQLQPNKVLSRTVLGEWLAIFRSEDGQPVALRDRCLHRNSRLSSGKICNGTLQCPYHGWVYDGVGNVIAIPAEGDDFKSSPQRRAKCYATKEQDGYVYVRLADTPSVDFEPFSMPHYGQIGWETVRVINRFANNVTNCAENFIDIPHTAFVHPGVFRTSRQQKLEMTVERCNGSVLVEYRNENNNLGWYSRFLNLQGAEIKHSDRFYMPNITSVEYKMAHNRHLFITSQSIPETDNSTLVYTDVTYNYGIWNKLARPFVRWTAQHIIRQDVEILGIQGEAIAKYGTQFYNTPADTIHIFVESIMAAISRGEDPRLLPNQSVKVTFWV; the protein is encoded by the coding sequence ATGCAATTTGCAGATTTCTGGTACATTGTCGCACTCAGCGAACAGTTACAACCTAACAAGGTATTATCACGCACCGTTTTAGGAGAATGGTTAGCGATATTTCGTAGTGAAGATGGACAACCCGTAGCTTTGCGCGATCGCTGTTTACACCGCAATAGCCGTTTATCATCAGGTAAAATCTGTAACGGTACTTTACAATGTCCCTATCATGGTTGGGTATATGACGGGGTTGGAAACGTGATTGCTATTCCAGCCGAAGGAGATGATTTTAAGTCTTCCCCACAACGTCGAGCCAAGTGTTACGCTACCAAAGAACAGGATGGCTATGTTTATGTGCGGTTAGCCGATACCCCAAGCGTTGATTTTGAACCCTTTTCTATGCCTCACTACGGACAAATAGGATGGGAGACGGTGCGGGTAATTAACCGTTTTGCTAACAATGTTACTAATTGTGCAGAGAACTTTATTGATATTCCCCATACGGCTTTTGTTCATCCTGGTGTTTTCCGTACTTCCCGCCAACAAAAGTTAGAGATGACTGTAGAACGCTGCAATGGTTCGGTTTTGGTGGAGTATCGCAACGAAAACAATAATTTGGGATGGTACAGCCGTTTTCTCAATTTGCAGGGTGCAGAGATTAAACATAGCGATCGCTTTTATATGCCAAATATTACTTCTGTAGAGTATAAGATGGCACATAATCGGCATTTGTTCATTACCAGTCAATCTATTCCAGAAACCGATAATTCAACTCTGGTTTACACCGATGTCACCTATAACTATGGTATTTGGAATAAATTAGCACGTCCTTTTGTGCGGTGGACTGCCCAACACATTATCCGCCAAGACGTGGAAATTTTGGGTATTCAGGGGGAAGCGATCGCTAAATACGGCACACAATTTTATAATACGCCTGCGGACACAATTCATATATTTGTCGAGTCAATTATGGCAGCTATATCTCGTGGAGAAGATCCGCGTTTATTGCCAAATCAATCAGTAAAAGTTACATTTTGGGTTTGA
- a CDS encoding GH3 family domain-containing protein has protein sequence MRPIIQLFGQILAPTAKRFHQALDNPELMQTSLQKEICDRLIKSEYGKTLGIHSVDDWQRVPIVDYDALEPYLNHKQQQIYLTPEPILFYEKTSGSSGAVKLIPYTQSLRRSFNQMFCVWAHDLIVHGPKFSTGKIYACISPQLNVADSQTLQDDLDYLDGWLRWFLRPWLVMPNKLNRLHDANLFKHQLALALLEAEKLEIISIWSPSFLQVHLKYIQENQDLLREELHNQISHHRLQLLSESNIPWMELWPNLKLISCWDSANAADQAQGLRLKFPGVLIQGKGLLATEAPITIPLIVAGGCVPILDEVFFEFEDETDSLHGLHELSIDKEYTIILSQKGGLYRYRIGDRIRVTHYYRQTPCLKFLGRHQAISDLVGEKLQETFVNNALTLLNLQETNFKSLMPIADPPHYILLLDSAKETPEIIAKQLDQALSESYHYKRARSLDQLAPPQVLISSQIPEVLVSHRIRTGSIWGGIKHPILATSPISTELLQELNSGLEIAD, from the coding sequence ATGCGTCCGATTATTCAGCTTTTTGGGCAAATCCTTGCGCCAACTGCGAAGCGATTTCATCAAGCTTTGGATAACCCAGAGTTAATGCAGACATCTTTACAGAAGGAAATTTGCGATCGCTTAATCAAGAGTGAGTATGGTAAAACTTTGGGAATTCATTCTGTAGATGATTGGCAGCGTGTGCCAATTGTAGATTATGATGCACTCGAACCTTACTTAAATCACAAACAGCAGCAAATTTATCTCACACCAGAACCCATTTTATTCTATGAAAAAACCTCTGGTAGTAGTGGGGCGGTGAAATTGATTCCTTATACTCAATCTTTGCGGCGATCGTTTAATCAAATGTTTTGTGTATGGGCGCACGATTTGATTGTACATGGCCCGAAATTTTCTACAGGCAAGATTTATGCTTGTATCTCGCCGCAATTAAATGTAGCTGATAGCCAAACTTTACAGGATGATTTAGATTACTTAGATGGGTGGTTGCGTTGGTTTTTACGTCCTTGGTTGGTGATGCCAAATAAACTTAATCGGCTGCATGATGCGAATTTGTTTAAACATCAACTTGCTTTGGCATTATTAGAGGCTGAAAAACTAGAAATTATTTCTATTTGGAGTCCTAGCTTTCTACAAGTACATTTAAAATATATTCAAGAAAATCAGGATTTATTGCGAGAAGAATTACATAATCAAATTTCACATCATCGCTTGCAACTCCTGAGCGAAAGTAATATTCCCTGGATGGAACTCTGGCCAAATTTGAAGCTGATTTCTTGCTGGGATAGTGCCAATGCAGCAGATCAAGCGCAAGGATTAAGATTAAAATTTCCAGGCGTATTAATTCAAGGTAAAGGATTACTAGCAACGGAAGCCCCAATAACGATTCCCTTGATTGTCGCTGGGGGATGTGTGCCGATTCTTGATGAAGTTTTCTTCGAGTTCGAGGATGAGACTGATTCCTTGCATGGCTTACATGAACTCAGTATTGACAAGGAATACACGATTATTTTATCGCAGAAAGGGGGATTGTATCGTTATCGAATTGGCGATCGCATCCGCGTAACTCATTATTACCGCCAAACTCCTTGTTTAAAATTTCTCGGACGACATCAAGCTATTAGCGATTTGGTGGGCGAAAAATTGCAAGAAACCTTTGTAAATAATGCTCTGACTCTCTTGAACTTGCAAGAAACTAATTTTAAAAGTTTGATGCCCATTGCCGATCCTCCACACTATATTTTATTATTAGATTCGGCAAAAGAAACCCCGGAAATTATTGCTAAACAACTAGATCAGGCTCTATCAGAATCATATCATTACAAGAGAGCGCGATCGCTCGATCAACTTGCGCCACCACAGGTTTTAATCTCTAGTCAAAT
- a CDS encoding sterol desaturase family protein has protein sequence MEIQNFSQLLIFSSFIGLVGWTINNQIGRTQLKVKSREDWVIDATGLTIQGILIPLLQATLVYWLYQYLLPTQQGDVKISLIPAFIVSFVVVDYLYYWNHRLLHTKFLWKVHQVHHTVTQMDVLGTSRNTLWTSLLIVYLWIHTLLLYLLTDPTGYLLGVSLTSALDLWRHSSLIIPANTRLYQFLSSWLILPQDHAWHHCRENYNYGANLKLWDKLHGTYYESKKLPSIIGIPSSLNLFQKLLFPF, from the coding sequence GTGGAAATACAAAACTTTTCACAACTACTAATTTTTAGCTCTTTTATCGGATTAGTTGGTTGGACTATTAACAATCAGATTGGACGAACTCAACTTAAAGTTAAAAGTCGTGAAGATTGGGTAATAGATGCTACAGGATTAACGATTCAAGGAATTTTGATTCCCTTACTACAAGCTACTTTAGTTTATTGGCTTTATCAATATTTACTACCCACTCAACAAGGAGATGTTAAAATATCATTAATTCCAGCTTTTATTGTCAGTTTTGTTGTGGTTGATTATTTATATTATTGGAATCATCGTTTATTACATACTAAATTCTTGTGGAAAGTTCATCAAGTCCATCATACTGTTACTCAGATGGATGTATTAGGAACTTCTCGCAACACACTTTGGACAAGTTTGTTAATTGTTTATTTATGGATACACACTTTATTGTTATATCTGTTAACCGATCCAACAGGTTATTTACTTGGAGTCAGTCTAACTTCTGCCTTAGATTTATGGCGACATAGCAGCTTGATAATTCCTGCAAATACTAGGCTATATCAATTTTTATCTTCTTGGTTAATCTTACCACAGGATCATGCTTGGCATCATTGCCGCGAAAATTATAACTATGGTGCTAATTTGAAACTTTGGGATAAGTTACATGGAACATACTATGAAAGCAAAAAATTACCATCTATAATCGGAATTCCTAGCTCATTGAACTTGTTCCAAAAACTTTTATTTCCTTTTTAA
- a CDS encoding DapH/DapD/GlmU-related protein: MTVISKILSFFPTFILLLTGAAIVYLAYSPNIFSILAVFLSIYGLPVLVYRLHEWVYPVREGISYLLGEEYSPWWGSHQIQVIYIAIPVLEAVLRLIPGVFSCWLRLWGAKVGRDVYWTTRLEIADRSLLEIGDRVVIGHGVGIYCHIIKPRKQNLMLYVKKVKIGSNVFVGAGSNLAAGVVIGDGSYVPAATKLYPNQKVQ; encoded by the coding sequence ATGACAGTTATAAGTAAAATTCTTTCGTTTTTTCCCACCTTTATATTATTGCTAACTGGAGCAGCAATAGTCTATCTCGCCTATTCACCCAACATCTTCAGCATTCTGGCGGTGTTCCTTTCTATTTATGGGCTACCAGTGTTAGTTTATCGCTTGCATGAATGGGTTTATCCTGTGCGGGAGGGGATTAGTTATCTACTAGGTGAAGAATATAGTCCCTGGTGGGGTAGTCATCAAATCCAGGTAATTTATATTGCAATTCCGGTGTTGGAAGCAGTGCTGCGATTGATTCCGGGGGTGTTTTCCTGTTGGTTGCGATTGTGGGGTGCTAAAGTGGGGCGAGATGTATACTGGACAACAAGATTGGAGATTGCCGATCGCAGTTTATTAGAAATTGGCGATCGCGTCGTTATCGGGCATGGTGTCGGTATCTATTGCCACATCATTAAACCCCGCAAGCAAAATTTAATGTTGTATGTCAAAAAAGTCAAGATTGGCAGCAATGTTTTTGTCGGTGCTGGATCTAATCTTGCTGCTGGTGTAGTAATTGGTGATGGTTCTTATGTACCAGCAGCTACCAAGCTTTATCCTAATCAAAAGGTGCAATAA